TATGGCGCACCACTTATCATTATTGATTTTGGGACAGCAACTACTTACTGCTATATAAATGAAAAAAAAGAATATTATGGCGGCGTCATTACTCCTGGCTTAAATGTGGCAATGGAAGCCTTGTACAATAGAGCTTCAAAATTACCAAAAATTGAAATACAAGCACCGCCCCATGTTATTGGAACATCTACTGTAGAAGCTATGCAATCTGGGGTTGTTTATGGATATGTAGGACAAGTAGATGGAATCGTTCGCCGTATGGAAATAGAAATGAATACGAGTACAACAGTTATTGCAACTGGCGGTTTAGCAGCTTTGATAGCTAATGAATCAGAAGTCATTCATCAAGTTGATCCATATTTAACCTTAAAAGGTTTGCGAATAATTTATGATAGGAATAAAGATTCTAATAATAATTTCTAAATCGTCTACGATAGGTGTCTATAAAGCCTTAACTTGATGAGATGGGTTATACATTTTTGCTGTTCACTAAGATGGTTGATTTACTAATGTATCCTGAATATAGGTTGCTGTAAGACTACTACTTCAAATATAGGGAAATGGAAATAACAGCATGGCAACTGGGGTATAAACGGACCGTCTACTGATCTTATTATTTACACAAGAAGGGAGAAAAGACTTGTGAAAGACTTTATTATAAAAGCAACGGCTTATAATGGAATGGTGCGTGCTTATGCAGCGCTTTCTACAAATACAGTGGAAGAGGCACGTCAACGGCATGATACATGGGCAACTGCCTCGGCTGCTCTAGGAAGAACACTTACAATTACTGGTATGATGGGTGCTATGTTAAAAGGGGAGGATTCTATTACTACAAAGGTGATGGGAACGGGCCCTTTAGGAGCAATCATTGCTGATGCAGATGCAAAAGGACATGTTCGTGGCTATGTAATGAATCCGCATGTAGATTTTGAACTAAATGAAAAAGGGAAACTAGATGTTGCTAGAGCAGTTGGGAAAGAAGGAAGCATTAGTGTTATAAAAGATTTAGGCTTAAAAGATTATTTTACAGGAGAAGTTCCAATTATTTCCGGGGAAATAAGCGAGGATTTTACCTATTATTTTGCAAATTCCGAGCAAAATCCTTCAGCTGTTGGGGCTGGTGTTTTAGTTAATCCTGATCATAGTATTTTAGCAGCTGGAGGATTTATTGTACAGCTTATGCCTGGAGCTAGTGATGAAGTTATTCAACAGCTAGAAGAGCAAATTCAATCTTTTCCACCGATTTCTTCCCTTATCCGCGAAGGAAATACACCAGAGCAAATTTTGCAACGTTTATTTAGAGGTCAGGAAATTAAAATACATGAATCATTACCGATGGAATTTCACTGTAGATGTTCTAAAGAACGTGTTGAGCGAGCTATTCAAGGTCTTGGGGAAGCGGAAATCCAAAGTATGATAGAAGAAGATCATGGAGCTGAAGCAAGCTGCCATTTTTGCAATAAGACGTATCAGTTTGCAGAAGAAGATTTGCGTCTTTTAAAGCAAAGCTTGAGTGAAAATTAAGTTTTTATAATAAAATAAGAAAGTATAAAATGAGGTGCTTGGGGATAAGGAAACACCGAATAGCCACGTCCGGCTTCATCGCCCAGCAACTGGGCAACTTCACGAAATCACCCTACGATAAGCACCTTCGCTTACATTGTCTGCTTCGTGACTAAAATGAATGTGGGAGGAATAATCCCCTCCCATAGTCATTGGGTAGATTCATCTTAGCTTACATATGAAGTGCTTCTAAATCTAACTTTTTAGAATTAGGAATGTATGCTAGATATGTCTAAGTGGGAGATAATAGTACATAGGAGAAGAATCACAGTTAATGGAAGATGTACGTAACTATCACATTTTGGAAGTATTAGAGAAAAACACAACTTTTTAGCTGTACATTGACGGATTATTACTATAAACCATGCAAAAACCCTCACTAGTCATGTTCCGCGTTATTCCAATGAGGTCAAGAACTTTCTCTTCAACATGAAAATATCATTATGTACAAATAAATTCCGTTTATATTCTATAGATTGTACGCTTTCGTTGCTAAGCAAAAATTGGTAGTGAAGCAAGTCCTATTTAATTGAATATTCAGTTTATAATAGGGGGAATAACGCATGTCAAAGAAGTTAATGTTAGGTATAATTGTCCTATTGTTAGTAACAAATATCGCCACTTTGTTCGTATGGAACCAAGAAGAAGTAGATATTGAAACAGGTAATGGCAAGAAGTATAAAAATAACGAAGCTGCAGCCACCGTTAATGGAGAAGAAATAAGCATTGAGGAGTGGCGAAAGGCTTTACGTGATACATATGGTGAAGAACATTTAAAAGCGATGATTGATCGGGAAATTGTAAGCCAATTAGCGAACGAAAGAGACATTTCCATAAGTGATAAAGTGATTGAAAGAGAGATATCTCTGTTGCTTGCTATGCAAGGTGTTCTAACCGAATCAGAATATGAAGATTTGGAAGCGAAGTGGGAAAAGGATATTCGACATCGCTATCAGCTGGAGAGGTTATTAACAGAAGATGTTTCGGTATCGGATGATACGATGAAAGAGCATTATGAAACATATGGCGAGCAATATAATTTTACAGCTTCGATGCAACTGTCCCATATTATTGTAAAAGAAATGAAAACTGCTGAGAAGGTATACAATGAATTAGAACAGGGGGCGTCTTTTAATTTACTAGCCCAAGAGTATTCTGTCGATGAAGAAACGCGTGGGGTTGGAGGATATTTAGGGTATCTATCTACAGAAAGCCAATACTTTCCAGATAGTTACGAAGTGATTGTCAATAATTTGCAGGAGTTCTCTTATAGTGAACCTTTTGAGGTGGGAGGAGAGGTTGCGCTCATCTACCTTCATCGAAAACTGCCTTCAATAACCTTTACGTATGAAGAAATGAAACCGTATATAATGAGTGAATTAGCTTTACAGGAGAAGAAACAAACCTTAGAAGCTGATCCGCTGTGGGAAAGTCAGGATATTGAATGGATTTATTCTGAATAGAGTAGCTTAAGAAAAGCAAGGTATTTTTTAAGCCCAAATATCTATAGATTCAATTTGATTCGTTGACATTTTTTAAGGAACAGCGTAAATTAGTATTAAACTTATCGATTAACTAGGGATTAGGAGGCTGAAAAATGAAAGTTGCTCAAAGTGTAGCAGAATTAATTGGTGAGACTCCGATTGTGAAATTAAAAGGTATTGTAGATGAAAATAGTGCAGATATTTATGTGAAGTTGGAATTTATGAATCCAGGTAGCTCCGTAAAGGATCGAATTGCTTTAGCCATGGTGGAAGCTGCGGAACGAGAGGGCAAGTTAAAGCCAGGAGATACGATTATAGAGCCAACAAGTGGTAATACAGGGATAGGCTTAGCGATGGTTGCAGCTGCAAAAGATTATAAAGCAATCCTAGTTATGCCTGATACGATGAGTTTAGAACGTCGTAATCTTTTACGAGCTTATGGAGCAGAGCTTGTGCTAACTCCAGGAGCAGAAGGAATGAAGGGTGCTATTCATAAAGCAGAAGAGTTACAAAAAGCACATGGCTACTTTATGCCACAGCAATTTAATAATTTTGCAAACCCTGATATTCATGAAAGTACAACGGGTAAAGAGATCATCGCCCAAATGAGTGATGGATTAGATGCTTTTATTGCTGGTATTGGCACAGGAGGAACCATCACTGGAGCAGGAAAAGTTTTAAAAGAACATTTCGATCGTCTGCAAGTTTTTGCTGTTGAACCAGCGTCTTCAGCAGTTCTGTCTGGGGAAAAGCCTGGTCCCCATAAGATACAAGGAATAGGTGCAGGGTTTGTGCCAAGTATTTTAAATACAGAAATATATGATGATATATACCAAATTAAAAATGATGAAGCATATGAAGTTGCCCGCGAAGTTGCCACGAATAACGGCATTCTTGGAGGCGTTTCTGCAGGTGCAGCTATAGCCGCAGCAAAGAAAGTAGCCAAAAAGCTAGGAAAAGGAAAAAAAATATTGGCCATTTTTCCAGATAATGGGGAAAGGTATTTATCAACACCACTTTATCAATTTGGAGATGAAGATTAAGTAGTAGCGATCTCTGCCCAAGAAAAACCGGTACCAATGCTAGGTACTGGTTTTTTCGATTGCAATGAAGGACCAGAATAAGAAAAATTTATACCATGGTGATAAGGTAAGTTTTTTAATTGTAAATAACTAACATGTGTTTACATAACAATACGTTCAAACATAACGAAAATACGAACGTCAATCTTGCTTACGTAATATAAACAGGTCGCTTGCCAAAACATAGTATGATACGATAAGAGAAAAGGTAGAAAGAAGGACTGAAGAATGATGCGATTAATAACGAAAAAACAATCGTATGATTTAACGGATCGCACACTCATTATGGGTATAATAAACGTCACGCCGGATTCTTTTTCAGATGGCGGAAATTATAATACGGTTAAAAGTGCTATTGAACAAGCCGTAAAGCTGGAGAAAGATGGTGCACATATACTTGATATTGGCGGTGAATCTACACGACCTAATCACGAGCCGGTTTCTCAGGAAGAAGAAATTGCACGTGTGGTTCCTATTATTCGTGAAGTAAAGAAGCATGTCAGCATACCAATTTCGATTGATACATATAAAGCGGAGACTGCCAAAGCGGGATTAGATGCAGGTGCTGATATGATTAACGATGTGTGGGGTGCTAAACGAGAGCCAGACATTGCGAAAGTAGCTAAAATGTATAACGTTCCGATTATATTAATGCATAATCGAACGAACATGAATTATCAAGATTTAATTCCTGATATGCTCACGGATTTGGAAGAAAGCATAAATATTGCGCTAGATGCAGGCGTTTTACATGAACAAATTATTATCGATCCTGGTATTGGTTTTGCGAAGACGGCAGAACATAATCTACTCGTCATGAATCAATTAGAGCGTTTTTCCGAGCTAGGATATCCACTACTTTTAGGAACTTCTAGGAAACGATTCATAGGGCATATCTTGGATGAACCTCCACAAAATCGTGATATTGGTACAGGGGCAACAACTTGCATGGGAGTTATGAAAGGCGCTCAAATCATTCGGGTACATGATGTAAAAACAAATGGACAGCTTGCTAAAATGATGGATGCAATGCTTCATGTAAAAAGAGGTTGAGGATATGGATAAAATACTTTTACAACAACTGCAATTTTATGGTTTTCATGGATTGCTACCAGAAGAAAATAAATTAGGGCAACGTTTTCAAGTGGACGCTACGCTCTATCTAGATTTAAGCAAGCCTGGAAACAGTGACGATATGAATGATTCGATTCACTACGGGCAAGCCTATGAATATATTAGGGAAATTGTGGAGGGGGAAGCGAAACAACTAATCGAATCGGTGGCTGAAAATATTGCAGAAAAGTTATTAACGTCATTTGATATACTTGAAGCATGTAACATAAAGCTTATTAAGCCAGATCCACCGATTCCAGGTCAATACCATTCTGTGGCCGTAGAGATATATAGGGAGAAGGTAAAATGAATCACGTATATATAGCATTAGGAACCAATATCGAACCAAGAGAAAATTTTTTAAAAGAAGGCGTACGTCTATTACAGGAACATGCACAAATTCATATCACAAAAACATCATCTATCTACCAGACAGCACCTGTAGGCTATACGGAGCAAAATGATTTTTTAAATATGGTCATAGAAGTGGAGACCAGTTGCTTACCATTGGAACTATTAGCATACTGTCAACAAATAGAAAACGAATTAGGCAGGAAACGAATCATTCGCTTTGGTCCTCGTACAATAGACCTTGACATTTTATTATATAATCAAGAAAATATAGAAATGGAGCGTTTAACAATTCCGCATCCGCGCATGCATGAACGTGCATTTGTACTTGTACCTTTAAACGAAATTGCACCACAAGCTATATTGCCATTACCTAATGGAGAAAAAGAAGTAAGTATGGTTGTAACGGAACTGCCAGGAAATGACTTAAAGGATGTAGTGAAATGGACCAAAAAAGATTCGGTAGACGAATAAAAGCTTTTCGTAAATTAAAAGGGTATACCCAGGTGGAATTTGCCAAAAAGCTTTGTGTTCCACTGTCTGTTATTGGCAGTATAGAGCGAGGTGTTAAGCCGATTTCTGATGATCTTTTAGACATAGTAGTGCATACACTTGATATCTCTAAAGAAGAGCTTATGCTTTACGATGAGGATAATACAGGTTAATAAAGCATGGAAGGTAGAAAATGAGAGGTCAATGATCTCTCCCATAGGTGATGCTATGTTTTCTAATTGAGTTGTAATTGCATTTCGATGGCAATTATCAATAACTTTGTCTTAGATGTTTGTTTAGGAAAGTGAGTTAGATAGATAACTTGTTGACAATTAAGACATTTACTTTGTGATTTTAACAGAAATAATGCAACACATGAAGTTTATATAAATATCGTTTATACTTTTACCTATAGAAAAGGACTGGAGTGAATTTAGGGTGTCTGAAGAAATAAATGAGCATATGCGAGTACGTAAAGAAAAAATGCAGCAATTAAAAGAACAGGGAATAAACCCTTTCGGAGAGCGATTCCCCCGTTCTCATGTTGCAAGTGAATTAAAGGATTTATATGATCGATATTCTAAGGAAGAATTGGAAAGTAAGAAAGAGCAAGTGACGATCGCAGGAAGAATGATGACGAAGCGAGGGAAAGGAAAAGCAGGCTTTGCTCATATTCAAGATATTAGTGGCCAAATACAGCTTTATGTTCGTAAAGATTCTGTCGGAGAAGCTGCATATGAGGTTTTTAAAACGAGTGATATTGGTGACATTGTCGGTGTAACTGGGGTTATGTTTAAAACGAAGGTAGGAGAGTTGTCTGTTAAAGTGACGGATTTCCAACTACTTACTAAATCTTTACGGCCTTTACCAGAGAAATATCATGGTTTGAAAGATATTGAGCAGCGATACCGTCAACGTTATCTGGATTTAATTACGAACATGGATAGTAAAGAGACATTTGTATTGCGCAGTAAGATTATTCAAGCAATGCGCCGTTACTTAGATGGCCAAGGATTTTTAGAGGTGGAAACGCCTATGTTACATGGCATACCAGGAGGCGCTACAGCAAGACCTTTTATTACCCATCATAATGCGTTAGATGTAGAACTCTATATGCGTATTGCTATAGAATTGCATTTAAAAAGATTAATCGTTGGTGGCTTGGAAAAGGTTTACGAAATTGGTCGTGTGTTTCGTAATGAAGGAATTTCCACAAGACATAATCCAGAATTTACGATGATAGAATTGTATGAGGCTTATGCTGATTATCATGACATTATGGATTTAACAGAGCGACTTGTTGCGCATATCTCTAAGGAAGTTTTAGGTACGACAACAGTAACTTATGGCGAGCATGAAGTGAACTTGGCTCCAAAATGGACGAGAAAACATATAGTCGATGCGATTAAAGAAAAAACGGGCATTGATTTCTGGCCACAGATGAGCGATGATGAAGCCCGAGCTTTAGCGAAGGAGTATGGCGTAGAAATTACTGAAACCATGACATATGGCCACATTGTAAATGAGTTTTTTGAACAAACAGTGGAAGAAGATTTAATTCAGCCAACGTTTATCTACGGTCATCCTGTAGAAGTTTCACCTTTAGCTAAGAAAAACAAACAAGATGAACGATTTACCGATCGATTTGAATTGTTTATTGTTGGACGAGAACATGCAAATGCATTTAGTGAGTTAAATGATCCAATTGATCAGCGTGAACGATTTGAAGCGCAAGTGAAAGAAAGGGCAGCTGGAAATGATGAAGCTCATTATATGGATACAGATTTCTTAGAAGCACTAGAATATGGGCTTCCGCCAACTGGTGGGTTAGGTATAGGTGTAGACCGTCTCGTAATGTTGTTAA
The nucleotide sequence above comes from Virgibacillus dokdonensis. Encoded proteins:
- a CDS encoding type III pantothenate kinase, with product MLLVLDVGNTNTVLGVFEGENLKHQWRIKTDRHKTEDEYGMLMQSLFAYKGISNSDISGVIISSVVPPIMYALEKMCKDYFQIEPMIIGKEPVHNYLKMQYPNPKEIGADRIVNAVGAIEEYGAPLIIIDFGTATTYCYINEKKEYYGGVITPGLNVAMEALYNRASKLPKIEIQAPPHVIGTSTVEAMQSGVVYGYVGQVDGIVRRMEIEMNTSTTVIATGGLAALIANESEVIHQVDPYLTLKGLRIIYDRNKDSNNNF
- the hslO gene encoding Hsp33 family molecular chaperone HslO, which produces MKDFIIKATAYNGMVRAYAALSTNTVEEARQRHDTWATASAALGRTLTITGMMGAMLKGEDSITTKVMGTGPLGAIIADADAKGHVRGYVMNPHVDFELNEKGKLDVARAVGKEGSISVIKDLGLKDYFTGEVPIISGEISEDFTYYFANSEQNPSAVGAGVLVNPDHSILAAGGFIVQLMPGASDEVIQQLEEQIQSFPPISSLIREGNTPEQILQRLFRGQEIKIHESLPMEFHCRCSKERVERAIQGLGEAEIQSMIEEDHGAEASCHFCNKTYQFAEEDLRLLKQSLSEN
- a CDS encoding peptidylprolyl isomerase is translated as MSKKLMLGIIVLLLVTNIATLFVWNQEEVDIETGNGKKYKNNEAAATVNGEEISIEEWRKALRDTYGEEHLKAMIDREIVSQLANERDISISDKVIEREISLLLAMQGVLTESEYEDLEAKWEKDIRHRYQLERLLTEDVSVSDDTMKEHYETYGEQYNFTASMQLSHIIVKEMKTAEKVYNELEQGASFNLLAQEYSVDEETRGVGGYLGYLSTESQYFPDSYEVIVNNLQEFSYSEPFEVGGEVALIYLHRKLPSITFTYEEMKPYIMSELALQEKKQTLEADPLWESQDIEWIYSE
- the cysK gene encoding cysteine synthase A: MKVAQSVAELIGETPIVKLKGIVDENSADIYVKLEFMNPGSSVKDRIALAMVEAAEREGKLKPGDTIIEPTSGNTGIGLAMVAAAKDYKAILVMPDTMSLERRNLLRAYGAELVLTPGAEGMKGAIHKAEELQKAHGYFMPQQFNNFANPDIHESTTGKEIIAQMSDGLDAFIAGIGTGGTITGAGKVLKEHFDRLQVFAVEPASSAVLSGEKPGPHKIQGIGAGFVPSILNTEIYDDIYQIKNDEAYEVAREVATNNGILGGVSAGAAIAAAKKVAKKLGKGKKILAIFPDNGERYLSTPLYQFGDED
- the folP gene encoding dihydropteroate synthase; the encoded protein is MRLITKKQSYDLTDRTLIMGIINVTPDSFSDGGNYNTVKSAIEQAVKLEKDGAHILDIGGESTRPNHEPVSQEEEIARVVPIIREVKKHVSIPISIDTYKAETAKAGLDAGADMINDVWGAKREPDIAKVAKMYNVPIILMHNRTNMNYQDLIPDMLTDLEESINIALDAGVLHEQIIIDPGIGFAKTAEHNLLVMNQLERFSELGYPLLLGTSRKRFIGHILDEPPQNRDIGTGATTCMGVMKGAQIIRVHDVKTNGQLAKMMDAMLHVKRG
- the folB gene encoding dihydroneopterin aldolase, producing MDKILLQQLQFYGFHGLLPEENKLGQRFQVDATLYLDLSKPGNSDDMNDSIHYGQAYEYIREIVEGEAKQLIESVAENIAEKLLTSFDILEACNIKLIKPDPPIPGQYHSVAVEIYREKVK
- the folK gene encoding 2-amino-4-hydroxy-6-hydroxymethyldihydropteridine diphosphokinase translates to MNHVYIALGTNIEPRENFLKEGVRLLQEHAQIHITKTSSIYQTAPVGYTEQNDFLNMVIEVETSCLPLELLAYCQQIENELGRKRIIRFGPRTIDLDILLYNQENIEMERLTIPHPRMHERAFVLVPLNEIAPQAILPLPNGEKEVSMVVTELPGNDLKDVVKWTKKDSVDE
- a CDS encoding helix-turn-helix domain-containing protein, producing the protein MDQKRFGRRIKAFRKLKGYTQVEFAKKLCVPLSVIGSIERGVKPISDDLLDIVVHTLDISKEELMLYDEDNTG
- the lysS gene encoding lysine--tRNA ligase, translated to MSEEINEHMRVRKEKMQQLKEQGINPFGERFPRSHVASELKDLYDRYSKEELESKKEQVTIAGRMMTKRGKGKAGFAHIQDISGQIQLYVRKDSVGEAAYEVFKTSDIGDIVGVTGVMFKTKVGELSVKVTDFQLLTKSLRPLPEKYHGLKDIEQRYRQRYLDLITNMDSKETFVLRSKIIQAMRRYLDGQGFLEVETPMLHGIPGGATARPFITHHNALDVELYMRIAIELHLKRLIVGGLEKVYEIGRVFRNEGISTRHNPEFTMIELYEAYADYHDIMDLTERLVAHISKEVLGTTTVTYGEHEVNLAPKWTRKHIVDAIKEKTGIDFWPQMSDDEARALAKEYGVEITETMTYGHIVNEFFEQTVEEDLIQPTFIYGHPVEVSPLAKKNKQDERFTDRFELFIVGREHANAFSELNDPIDQRERFEAQVKERAAGNDEAHYMDTDFLEALEYGLPPTGGLGIGVDRLVMLLTNSASIRDVLLFPQMKNKE